The window GAAAAACCGGCTGAAGAACTTAAGATTGAGAGAGCTAGTTTTTCTTTAAATGGTTAATAATAAAAAACTTGCGCGCTTCCTTTAAAACAATATAAGCAGTTAGTTAACCCTGAGATATTTAAGTAAAAAATGAAGGCTGTATTGTTAATAACTTAAAATTTAAGAGTCTTTCAGCTGTTTGATAGCTCACGTTTATTATTGCAATAATGTAACTTTTTAAGAATAGACATAATTTGATCGCACTTCCTTAATTTGGAAGTGCGATCAAATTATGTCTAATATTACTACTTAGCAAATTTCTGATTAATAGGTTGGAAAACCTTTCTTAGGAGTATTTAATTGAGCACCAGAATCAATAATTCTAAGCCTTGCTTTACCTACAATGCCGCTAATTTGCATCCAGTAAGGAAAGTAAGCTGGGTAAAGAGTGTTGGCTTCAGGTACGTAAATTTCGATAGACTTGCCAGCAAGAGGGGATCCATCTTTTGGCCAACGCGTTCTATAGGCATCAAAAGCGACGTCAGAAACGACATGCCCATCTACGACCATTTGTGGTTGCCAGTGGCAACGTCTATCTTTAAAGCTATTTGTTCCAAGAGGTCCAATTTTGCGTTTTTGTTCGTCGGGAATACGATAGAGCGGCAAGTTGAGTAAAGTTCCTAAAAAATTTTCTATTTTCGGGATTTCAAACCAACCGTTTTTTGTGTAGGAAAAATAACGAATCATTGTTCCCGAATCGAGATCTAACTGATAAATAACCCATGAGGTATTCCCTGGGGCTCCACTTTCATACCACCCTCTCCAATTTTGGACGCAGCGGTTGACTCTACTAGCAGGCAAGGTCACCTCTTCCAGGGTTATTAGATTACTTTGCTTCTCAAAAATACGTAAAACAGTCATTGTAGCTCCTTGCGAGGCAACAATATAATCTCCTGCCTTTGCTAGTCGCAAATTATTTTTTATTACTAGCTCATCAGCATGCAAGGAGCAGAAAAGAAGAAAAAAAAGAAAGGATCTTATGAACATAACTCTCTATAGGTTGGTTGATAGTTCGTCCGGGGATTACGGTATATAAATTCATCATAGCTTAACAATTAATTTCCAAATATCCTTGTTTTTGAAACAATGCTTTTTGCCCATTCTTTTTTGATAAAACATTTTTGACCCCTCAGATTCCGGGTTACTTAAATATAAAGAGTTAACACTATGACACCTCTTCTTTATTTTATTTGTCTCTTTTTTTTAACCGGCTGCTCAGGTGATTCCCCACCGGTGATCCCTCATACCCCGATTGACGAACGGATTCGAATGCTTGAAGAAAAAATTAACAAGCTAGAAAAAGAAATAATGCGTAAGGATGTCGCAAGCCAAGGACAGATGTTCGAGGAATGGCACAAATATGCCAAAACTCTAGAAGAAATTGAAAAAGAGGAACATCAGCTTGAAATATGGCGTAATCAACTCGATGCTTTGAAAAAAAAGCGAGCTAGACGATGAGCAAGTTGTTATCAAGCCAATCCCTAGCTTTGATGACAGATTTTTATCAGCTTTCTATGTCCTATGGGTATTGGAAAGCAGACCTGCATAATAAAGAGGCTGTGTTTCAGTTGTTTTTCAGAAAAACTCCTTTTAAAGGAGGGTTTACAATCACGTCTGGATTAGAGTCTGTCATCGATTTTCTTGAAAATTTTCGATTTGATGAAAGCGATTTGTCCTACTTGAGGAATTTGAGAGATCATTCAGGCCATGCTTTTTTTTGTGATGAATTCTTCGACTACTTAAGTACATTAAAATTTACTTGCCATGTGGATGCGATTCCTGAAGGAACGGTCGTTTTTCCTTATGAACCTCTCTTAAGAATTCAAGGGCCTCTATTGCAATGTCAAATTTTAGAAAGCCCCTTGCTAAATTTGATCAACTTTCCTTCCTTAATCGCAACAAAAGCAGCCAGAGTATGTCTTGCAGCAGGTGAAGATCCTGTTTTTGAATTTGGCTTAAGGAGAGCTCAAGGTGTTGACGGTGCTTTAACTGCTAGCCGTGCAGCCTATGTCGGTGGCTGTCATGCAACATCTAATGTACTGGCAGGTAAATTGTTTGGGATTCCCGTAAGTGGAACCCATTCTCATAGTTGGGTTATGGTTTTCGCGGATGAATTAGAAGCATTTAAAACCTATAGTAAGAGTTTACCTGGCAATTGCGTCTTTTTGGTGGATACATACAATTCTATTGAGGGCATAAAAAAAGCGATTGAGGTGGGTACGTTACTAAAGCAAAATGGACAGAAGCTATTAGGAATTCGTCTAGACTCTGGAGATTTGGCTTATCTTAGCTTAATATCAAGAAAAATGCTCGATGAGAGGGGATTTAAAGATTGCAAGATTTACGCGAGCAATGAGCTGGATGAAACAGTCATCAGCGAACTTAAGCGGCAAGGCGCTAAAATAGATGTTTGGGGGGTAGGGACTAATCTAGTTACTGGTAAAGAGCAATCCGCATTAGATGGTGTTTATAAGCTTTCTGCGATTAGAGACGAAAACGACGATTGGCGCTATACTTTAAAGCTATCTGAGCAAATGTTGAAAGTTTCTAATCCAGGTATTTTGCAAGTGCGGCGTTTTAAAAAGAATTCAGAATTTATCGCTGATGCAATTTATGACATTCAGCATTCTCCTCAAGGCGATTTTTATATAGTAGATCCTTTCGATCCAACTCGTGAGAAAGTGATGAAGAGCACGTTAGAATTTGAAGATCTACTTGTTCCGATCTTTCGCCAGGGGAAGAGAGTCTATAATATTCCAAGCTTAGAGGAAGTCAGAAGAAAAACAAAAGAAAATCTCAGTTTTTTCTACCCAGGTGTCAAACGTTTTCTTAATCCGCACCAATATGTCGTTGGGATGGAAAGAAAAATTTATGAAATGAAAATTGAACTCATTAAGCATATTCGTAATCAAACAAAGTGCTGACGAGCTCAGAAAGAGTAATATTATGAAAGCTTTAATTCTTGTTGATCTACAGAATGATTTTATGCCTGGTGGGGCTCTTGCCATTAAAGAGGGGCATAAAATTGTGCCAGTCGTGCAAAAACTTCTCACGTATCCCTTTGAGGTGATTATTGCAACAAAAGACTGGCATCCTAAAGGCCATTGCAGTTTTGCAAAAACTCATCAGTTAGCTCCAGGAGATGTGCTGAGGAATAGCACTGAGGAGCAAGTTTTATGGCCTGAACATTGTCTTCAAAATTCTCCTGGTTCAGAATTTAATCCAGGTTGGGATTTTAAAAAAGCTCATAAAATTATTTATAAAGGCACAGAAATTGATTTAGATAGTTATAGTACTTTTTTTGATAATCACCGTCAGCGCAGCACCGGTCTCGAAAATTACCTAAGGCAAAAAGGAATAAAAAGTGTCTATATTGCAGGATTAGCAACAGAGTACTGTGTGAAATATTCGGTTGTAGACGCCTTACATCTCGGGTTTAATACATATGTAGTTATCGATGCTTGTAGGGGAGTGAATCTTCATCCTGATGACACAAAAACAGCGATTGAAGAGATGATAAGAGCAGGAGCCCATATTATCACTTCAGAAAAACTATTAAAAAATAAAAAAATTTCCCCAAGCTAGCAATGCAGTTTTTACTGCACCGTTAGTTCAGCTATGTTTCTTAATTTGCTGCTTGCCAAAGCCCAATGAGATTACCTTCGGTATCTTGCACTCGAGCATAAAAACCAGACTCTGCGACATGCTGCTTCTCCAGAACAACTGACCCTCCAGCTTTTATGACCTTTTTTAAATAGTCTTCGATTGAATCAACTTCAACAACAATTGTGGTAGGCTCATTTGCTCGAGTTCTTTTATAAAGCCCTCCGTTAATGCCATGTGCTTCTTCCCTTTTAGTTGTGATGGCAGAATGGTAATGATGAAAATCGGCTTCAGGCATTGGATGAATTTGCCATTCAAAAACTGTATTGTAGAATTTTTTAGCTCTTTCTAAGTCATCTGCTGGCACTTCGAAATGTCCTACCTTATCCATACAATCTCCTTTTTTTACGATCCATAAGGGTAATCATATTTTTATAAAAATAATTAATCAAATTGAATATAACATTGAAGAACAGAGTGAGACTTGAGTACTACACCTCAATCTGCTATCTTCTGGAGGAGAATCACAATGAAAGGAATGGTATGTTACAACGGTTTGCCTATTTATTTTTTTTGATGTTTGCTTATTTGGCTGCAGAGGACGATAAATCCTCCCGATCTCCAATGAATGAGGTTTTTTCTGAAACAAACCATACAGTTTCCATTCAAGGAAAAACAATCAATTATAAGGCGACCGCGGGAAATCTCATTATTAAAGACAATAAAAACAACCAGGATTCCGCGAGCATTTTCTTTGTTTCTTATATGAAAGAGGGATCCTCAGATAATAGCAACCGGCCCATTACTTTTTGCTTTAATGGCGGCCCCGGTAGTGCAGCAATTTGGTTAAATATTGGTGTGTTTGGTCCCCGACTTATTAAATTAACAAATGAGAATGCATTTGTTGCTCCTTATCATCTTACTGATAATAACGAATCGATTTTAGATATGACAGATCTTGTCTTTGTAGATCCTGTCTCCGTAGGTCATAGCACCGCAGCCCCCGGGGTTGATCCTAAAAACTTTCACGGTGTTGATCAAGATGTGAATTCTTTTGCAGAATTTATCCGATTGTATCTTTCTCGCTATAAGCGATGGAATTCACCCAAGTACATTGCTGGAGAAAGTTATGGAACTACACGCGCTGGAAGTTTAAGCAAAGTATTACAAAATGATTACAAAGTATTTTTAAACGGTGTCATTTTAGTCTCTTCGATTATGGATTTTCATACTAAGGATCCCTCTTCGACTAATGATCTTCCCTATATGCTCTATCTTCCAACCTATACCGCAACAGCTTGGTACCATAAAAAACTGCCCGAGAATATGACGGGTGATTTGCGCGATATTCTTACTGAAGCGGAAGAGTTCGCGATGAATAAGTATGCCTTGGCTTTACTGAAGGGCGACAATTTAAAGAAGGAGGAGCGCAATGCTATTATAGCTAAGCTTTCTGAATTGACTGGTTTGTCTCAGGAATACATCGATTTCTCAGATCTTAGAGTGCATCCGATGCGCTTTACTAAAGAGCTTCTCCGCCATGATCGAAAAGTTGTTGGTCGCTTTGATAGCCGTCATTCAGCATCGGAATTAGATCCCTGTAATGATTATGCGACTACAGACCCCAGTTTCAATGCGATTATTGGAGCTTTTACGGGAGCATTTAATGAATATTTGGCAAATGAGCTTAAGTGGAAAAACGAAAATCAATACTTTGTTTTGGCCGATGTGCATCCCTGGGATTGGGGCAAGGCCAACCAGTATTTAAATACGAGTGATGATTTGGCGCAATCTTTAGTTAAAAATCCTAATCTTAAGGTGTTTGTCGCTAGCGGCTATTACGATCTTGCAACTCCTTACTATGCGACTGTATTTACCTTTGACCACTTAGGGATAAATACAAGTTTGCGAGAAAGGCTTTTTATGTATGAGTATGAAGGGGGCCATATGATGTATCTTTCCAAGCCGATTTTGTCAAAAATGCGAAGAGATCTCGAGTACTTTTACAATGCTAAGTAATTTAAAGGAGAGGCTTTAGCCTCTCCTTTAAGCGAGCAAAGAGGAGTATTTATTCATGTAGTCTAATGCTTTTTGAGGAGACCAGCGTTTTGCAGGGTTAGAGGTTAAGAGTTTTGAGATAAGAAATTCCGGAGAATAACTTTCCTTGCCTCTCAACTTAGAAAGAATTTTTTTGTGAGTGGGAGTTTTAAGTTCTTTTAGTAGCTGCTGAATGTCTGATTTCCTAGGTTTTCCTTCAAAGGGTTTTTGTTGAAAATGTAGCTCATAAAGGATAATTCCAAGAGACCAGCTATCCAATTTTACAGGATCAGAAATTCCATCTTTTTGAAAAGCTTCGGGGGCCGCGTAGCTTTTGGTACCAACAAAAGACTTAAAGGCTTCTAGATCATCGCTTCGAGAAGACAGATCAAAGTCCACAATCTTTGCTCTGGGATTTTGTTCGGGCGAGCTGTCTGTTTTAAGGAGGATATTGGCAGGTTTTAAGTCTCTATGAACATAACCTTGTGCGTTCATAAAAGCTACCCCTTGCAAAACATCATGAAAAATGGTGAGTTTCTGTTTAGGGGATAATGCTTTAGAGTGCCTTAAATCTGTTTCGCAATAACCCATTAAGAAGCCAGGCTTCTGCTTTTTTTTAATTTGATTGGTGAAAGAGTAGTATTTTACAAAAGGAACTTCAGTGGTTGGATTAGACCTTTTGAATTCAGAATAAAGAGTTTGTCCTATCTGATATTCTTTTTCTAAATCCTTAAGTGCATCTCCATCTAGGTTTTTTACTTCGGCATAGGCGGCTCTTTTGATAAAATCTCCAGAATGCACCTTAGTAAACACATGGACAGCCTTGAAACCTCCCTTGCCTAGCTGTTTGCTTCCAGGCTGATAGGCCTTGATTTTTCCTTTTCTAGAGAGGAAGAAGAGCCTACCATTATCAACAGTAGCATAACGATGACCAAGATTTAAATTGCCTGTCAAAATTTTTTTTACTGCGTCATCAGAGTCAGGGATCGCCATTAAAGATTCAAGATTGCCCTGAGTGTCTTTTAAAATATTTTCGATGACATTTCCTCTAAGCTTTAACTCCTTTTGTAAGTCGCTCATTCTTATTAGGATATCCTGCTCTTTGCCATCCACTTCCGTTTTTATTTTGATGTGTTTAGCAAAAAAAGCTCGAAAAGGACGAACAGTAAAGACGCCTTCTTTATTTTTATTATATAAACGAGCAGAAAGGTCAATGTGTTTGGCATGGCCCTTTTGAGTTGGAAGTATTAGAGAAAGTTTTTTTCTTTGAGGATCAAAGCTTGCAGAAAATGGATTGTCATTTTTTATTATACTCATATCAATATGATAACATATTAATAATTATTAAATTAATTAATTAATTGTTATTAATTGGGTAAATTTTAAATTAATAGTTTTTATTTAAAACTAAATCATTTTTTCTGGTTTGACGGCATTTTCGAATTCTTGTTCAGAAAGAAAGCCCAGTTCCAGGCAAGCTTCCTTAAGAGTTTTATTTTCATGGTAGGCTTTTAAGGCAATTTTTGAAGATTTATCATAACCGATAATCGGGTTTAAGCAGGTAACGAGCATAAGAGACTTTTCAACGTAATGGTTGATTTGCGAGATATTCGGTTGCATTCCCTTGACCATATAATTTGCAAAACTTCGGCAACCATCGCTTAAGAGCTGTGCTGAATGGAGGAAGTTGTAAATAATAAGCGGCTTAAAGACATTGAGCTCAAAATTCCCCTGGCTTCCGGCAATGGCGATTGCTGTATCATTCCCTAATACTTGAATACAAACCATCGTTAAAGCTTCAGATTGAGTGGGGTTCACTTTGCCCGGCATAATGGAAGAACCCGGCTCATTTTCGGGAAGATTGAGTTCAGCAAGACCACACCTTGGGCCTGATCCTAGCCAACGGATGTCGTTGGCAATTTTCATAAGACTGCAAGCAAGCGTTTTAAGTGCACCGCTTGCGAAAACAAGGGCATCATGGGAGGCCAGCGCTGCGAATTTGTTAGGAGCAGAAAGAAATGGCAATCCTGTCTTTTCTGCTACTTGTGCCGCAACAAAGGGTCCAAAACGGGGATCGGCATTTAAACCAGTACCAACAGCGGTTCCTCCAATGGCAAGCTCGTAAAGACCTGGAAGCGTGGATTGGATACGCTCCAAATCCTGATTGAGCTGTGCAACATAGCCAGAAAACTCTTGTCCTAAGGTTAAAGGCACAGCATCCATTAAATGCGTTCTTCCGATTTTAATTAAATCTTTATACTGACCAGCTTTTTCTTCTAATGCATCGCGCAGCAATCGAATATTAGGAAGCAATTGTTGATGAAGCATCAAAGCGGCAGAGATATGCATGGCGGTTGGGAAAACATCGTTAGAGGATTGCGATCTATTAACATGGTCATTGGGATGAATCGGATTTTTGGATCCCATGATCCCACCTAGCAAAGTAATCGCTCGGTTGGCGATCACTTCGTTGACATTCATATTCGTTTGAGTCCCGCTACCTGTTTGCCATACGCTTAAGGGAAACTCTTCATCTAAAAGACCCTGAATCACTTCATCAGCAGCAGTCATAATTGCCTTAGCATGCTCTTCCGAGAGAAGTTTAAGAGCAAAATTAGTCTCTGCACTTGCCTTCTTTAAGATTCCAAAAGCTTGAATTAGCGACTTTGGCATTCGGTCAAAACCAATATTGAAATACTTTAAAGAACGTTCAGTTTGCGCTCCCCATAAATGATTGGAGGGGACTTCTACTTCTCCTAAACTATCTATTTCTTTTCGGTGAGAGTGTTCCATGAATTCCAGCCCCTTTTTTGGCTCACCTTAGCACAATTAAATTGTGAAGAAAAATGATTTTTTTAGGCTTTAAATGCTACCATCATTTGTCTTACAAGGGCTTTTTAAATTCAGATCACTCCTGGCTTATCTTTTTTTCTATGTCGTAGTTTGCTTGATTTGTGCTTATCTTTCCCAAGTGTTTGACTACTTCATCATTCACGGGGAATTTTACATGATTGTATTGGATTGAAACTAAAGAACTAGAGACTTAAAATTTATTTTATTAAGGAGAACTTATTAAGAGAGAATAGCGAACAATTTATCTTTTGGAACGTAGCTTTGGATTTTATCGTAACAAAATTTTAATATTTGGTTCTCTAGAGAATCTCTATAACCGATTAAATGGCCTTTTTGCGTTAAAGAATGAGCATAAAGCTTTTCATCTGGATACAAATGGGTCATCTTCTGATAAGCCGTTTTTGCCAAGCGAAAAGGGCTTAAAGTTACAGAATGGAGCTGTTTTAGATTCACTGCCTGAAAAACACTATCGAAAAATTGCGCATATTTTTCTTCAAAGCCACTGCAGTAAATAAGGGGATCAAAACGCAAACCAATTTTCCACCCATGCTCTTGAAGTCTTTTAATGGCATCTAAGCGGTTTTCGATCGAGGAAGCTTTATGCTCCAAGCTTGCCGAGAGATCTTTTGGCATAAGGCTGTAGGCAATGACGCAATTATAGAGCGCTTCAGATTGCATTAATATAGAAATATTGGTGCTTTTCGTGCGAATTTCAAAAATTGCTTCTGGATGATCAGCATAAAAAGGCAAAAAATTTTTTAAAAAATGTGTGGTTGGTTCTAAAGCAAGGCTATCGCCATTATACCCGCAGAAAAAAGTGCAGGTTTCTCCAGGATTTTGCTGAATAATGTCTAGGATGGCATTTTGAAAATCTTTGTAATTAGCGAAGAGCACAAAATTTGCTGAGGAGTACTGCCCTTGTAGTGAGCAGTAGCGGCAATCAAATGGGCAGTTAAATAGGTGGGAAAAGTAATAATTTTTTGTGCCACCTATCCCATATTCCTTAGGTGTCTTTAAAACAAGTTGTCCTGTTTTTTTGGCTAGTATTAAAGAAGGATTTTCCTTCTGTAAACGAAAATTTTGGCTGTCCTGATGAAAAATGTCGCCATATTTTTCACAATAAATTGCTTGAACGTTATATTGCTGGCAAATCTGCTTGACTAATGGTAAGTCCTGAATATTTCTTTCTACATAGATAAATCGGAACATATTAACATCCTAAAACACTAGAGGGGTAGAGTTAATTTTTTCTTCAAGGTATTCAAGAACAGAGGAAGGTTTTGTGAAATGCTCTAAATTGGAGTCCCATATCTGTCTATGGGGTTCGATGGAGCGCCATTTTTGCAATAGCCTTTTTAGCTGGTAACTTTGTACCGAAGAAAAATGCCAGTGAAAGAAAAACAAGCTTAGCTCTTGTCCATAAAATTGATTAACTTTTTTTAATGTCTCGGCAGTATTTTTTAAGCTATCCGCCATCTGGCTTATATCGCTAAGACGCGCTCCGATTAAGCGACTAGCCATTTTCTTATCTATCTTCTTTACAGAGAGTTCCGAATGTACAGATACCACTTTGTAGCAGTGGATAAGTTCAACAGTGGAAAACTGTCTGCTGGCTACAAAAAAAGCTGACCCTTCGGTGTCGCAAAGCTCAGATTCACTAACATGTTTTTCACTTTTTTCTATTGTAACAAGGGACGCAGTTGGGCAAGGGGGATTTTTAGTAAAAACAGGATAGTAATTAAAGTGAGAGCTTATATCCGTGATCTTATGGATAGCAAATCCTTGACCAATTGAATAGGTTGCATGACTTGCAACGCCGATATTTAGCCAGGCATGGTAGGGTGAGGAGGAAAGGCCATAAAGGTAACCTACTGCCGTCGCGATATTGCATTTTCCAACCCCGGATACTATTAAAATAATGGATTCACTTTCGTAGATTAAAAAATTCCCAGAAATGTCCTTTTCCTGAAGATCGAAATGATCTATCAATGGCTCAGCTTCACAGCTCAGTGCGGCGATGAGAAAAAGCATCGTTGTTTCTTAACGCATTAAATTAAGGCTTGATATCGTAGCTGTTCTATAAATTTTTCTCAATGATTTCCAATTTTATTTTCCAATAGTAGCCTTTTTTTAAGAAGCAAGTTTTAGAAAACAAGTTTGCCAATTAAGACTGCTTATTTTCACTCACATCGGTCAGATTACACAAAGTCTTTCGAAATGACAGTGGATGCGAAATTTTTTTTTGAGATTTGAGATAAATTCGACCTCTGGCTATGAGTAAAATGATCACAAAAAAGGAGAAAAGTATGCTGCGTTTTTTATTATTTTCAGTAAGCGTTTTTAGCTTTTGTTTTTTAAGTGGAGCAGAAATCGCTCAAATGGCACCAGATAACGCCCTACAAAGGCTTATGAATGGTAATGAGCGTTATACTAACGATAAACTCCAACATCCCGATCGGACTCAGTACAGAAGGGCTGAATTGACGTCCAGCCAGAACCCTTTTGCCATTATTCTGGGATGTTCTGATTCGAGAGTGTCACCTGAAATTGTTTTTGACCAGGGGATCGGTGATTTGTTTGTTGTCAGAGTTGCTGGGAATGTGGTTGGGCCTGTAGAGCTAGACAGCGTGGAGTTTGCTGCTGAGTTTCTGGGATCTTCTATTGTTCTAGTACTTGGACATGAAAATTGCGGTGCAGTATCGGCTGTTTTAAATGGGCAAACTCAAGACATTGAAGCCATTGCTGAATTGATCGGCCCGGCGATCAAAAAAGTTGACCCTAAGAACAATCATGCTTTTGAAAATGCCATTAAAAGCAACGTAGGTGCAGTTGTTCAGCAGTTAAAAAACTCTCAAGTCATGCAAAAATTGATGGCTGCTAAAAAAATTAATGTCGTGGGTGGATACTATCACTTAGGCAGTGGTAAGGTTGAATTAATAGAAGAGTCTGGACGTTAAAAATGGGGGGGAGCCATAAGGCTCCCTGAAGGCTAGTCAATTTTTTCGAGCGATGAAGCAAACGCGATTAAAGAAAATCCTGTGAAAAGCATATTGATTCCCACAAGTAAACCAATTGTCCAGGCTGCAGTTCCAGGCCATCCTCCTATTAGAAGGCCTGCTAAAAGAATCGACAAGATGCCACTGATAAGCATCCAGCCCCAATTTTTTAGAGGCTTAAGGTGAAATGAAAGTACGGTTTTTGAAATTCCATCAATAACAAAATAAGCAATCATCAAGATTGTTAAGGATAGAATTCCCGCAAGGGGGTAGGCAAGAAGTAAGACCCCAATGACAATATTGAGGATGGCACTAACCAACGTAGGCCAAAAACCTGTGCCCCTTGCTTGAAAGAGTCTAAAAAAAAGAGCTAATCCTGCTGCAATGAATAGCCAGCCAATGAAGATCTCAATGGCAAAAGTAAAAAATTGAGGTAAGGCAATTGCTAAGCAGCCTAAAAGAGCAAATACAATGCCTTCAAAAATTAAAATGCCACGATGGCGAGAAAGAATTTCCATAAGGTATACCCCTGGTTATAAACCCACTTATAGAAATATTTTTATTTTTATAAAAGAGCAATCTCATTGAGAAAAATTGCCAACTCTTTAGCAATTTCCTCTCGATATAAGGGGTAATATTTCCTCATCCAACGATCAATTCTTTCCCAAACCACTTTTCTCAAATCAATGATATAGCGTTCATAAAGCTTCATTTCTTCATCATAGCGCAATTTGCCCACATCGAGACGGATGGGGCGATTTTTGTAAAATCCAGTGTTGTGCATTACATTGTGATCGCGATCGTATACCCCTAAATGATATTCCTCGAGATACATGCATAGTAAGGCACGTAAAGAGGCTTTGACTTCGGCTACTTTTCCACGATTAAGAAGGTCTCTAAAGAATTGGTTCGAGCTGACACCCTTTTTTTGTACGACAAAGACAACATCGTTGAGGGAAATTTCGTAAAGAATCTGATTTCTATCAATAATCTTAGCAGTAAAGGGAATGGATTCTTGCGGATTGAGATGTGCGTAGATTAATCCGCTATTCTCCCTGTCTTTCGTCAAAGCTAAAAAATGGCCTGAAAAAACTTGTTGAATACGTTTTTGATTGCTGATGAATTTTTTTGCTTGATAATTTTTTAGCCATGAAAATTTAGGCAAGTAGTGGAGGTGTTGGAAACCTTTGAGGTGTTGAAATTTAAAAAACTTTAGAACGTACTTCCCGTCTGCGCTGGAGAAAGCAAATGTTTGATTTCCACTTCCTAAAAATGTAAACGGTTTCTGAAAAATTTCATGAAGGATGGGTATATTTTCGCTGTCGAGAAGAGTAGATTGGCAAGTCGGCCAGCTTTCTTTTTCATAGGTGATGAAATTGGGGTTAAACCAATCGGAACGTTTAGAGGGTATGTAATGAATGAAAATATAAGCAGGGATAAAAAGTAGAAGGAGGTATTTAAATTTGCCCATTTGCGATTTTTTCTTCGAATTGTATCGAAGAATTAATTAAAATTCAAAACAACCAAAATGGTGCAAATCGATGTTGGAATTTTTGATAGCTCCGTCAGCTGTTTATGGGCAAATGATTTTTGTAAAACTTTTAGGAGTTTGCTTTTTCTTTGCCTTTTTTTCCCTATCGCAGCAAATCCTTGGACTTTACGGATCTCAAGGCATATTACCTATTGATGACTATATGCATGTCGCTAGGCAAAAAATAAAAGCTCACCGCTTTGGGACTTTGCCAACCCTTTTTTGGTTTAAATCTTCTGACAAAATGATTAAAACCTGTGTAGATGCA of the Chlamydiales bacterium STE3 genome contains:
- a CDS encoding Glyoxalase/bleomycin resistance protein/dioxygenase (Product derived from UniProtKB/Trembl:A9A3U7) → MDKVGHFEVPADDLERAKKFYNTVFEWQIHPMPEADFHHYHSAITTKREEAHGINGGLYKRTRANEPTTIVVEVDSIEDYLKKVIKAGGSVVLEKQHVAESGFYARVQDTEGNLIGLWQAAN
- a CDS encoding hypothetical protein (Product derived from UniProtKB/Trembl:Q6MDX8), whose protein sequence is MFIRSFLFFLLFCSLHADELVIKNNLRLAKAGDYIVASQGATMTVLRIFEKQSNLITLEEVTLPASRVNRCVQNWRGWYESGAPGNTSWVIYQLDLDSGTMIRYFSYTKNGWFEIPKIENFLGTLLNLPLYRIPDEQKRKIGPLGTNSFKDRRCHWQPQMVVDGHVVSDVAFDAYRTRWPKDGSPLAGKSIEIYVPEANTLYPAYFPYWMQISGIVGKARLRIIDSGAQLNTPKKGFPTY
- a CDS encoding Nicotinate phosphoribosyltransferase (Product derived from UniProtKB/Swiss-Prot:O32090;Gene name derived from UniProtKB/Swiss-Prot:O32090;EC number derived from UniProtKB/Swiss-Prot:O32090) — translated: MSKLLSSQSLALMTDFYQLSMSYGYWKADLHNKEAVFQLFFRKTPFKGGFTITSGLESVIDFLENFRFDESDLSYLRNLRDHSGHAFFCDEFFDYLSTLKFTCHVDAIPEGTVVFPYEPLLRIQGPLLQCQILESPLLNLINFPSLIATKAARVCLAAGEDPVFEFGLRRAQGVDGALTASRAAYVGGCHATSNVLAGKLFGIPVSGTHSHSWVMVFADELEAFKTYSKSLPGNCVFLVDTYNSIEGIKKAIEVGTLLKQNGQKLLGIRLDSGDLAYLSLISRKMLDERGFKDCKIYASNELDETVISELKRQGAKIDVWGVGTNLVTGKEQSALDGVYKLSAIRDENDDWRYTLKLSEQMLKVSNPGILQVRRFKKNSEFIADAIYDIQHSPQGDFYIVDPFDPTREKVMKSTLEFEDLLVPIFRQGKRVYNIPSLEEVRRKTKENLSFFYPGVKRFLNPHQYVVGMERKIYEMKIELIKHIRNQTKC
- a CDS encoding Pyrazinamidase/nicotinamidase (Product derived from UniProtKB/Swiss-Prot:P21369;Gene name derived from UniProtKB/Swiss-Prot:P21369;EC number derived from UniProtKB/Swiss-Prot:P21369); this translates as MNSLSIFVIKQSADELRKSNIMKALILVDLQNDFMPGGALAIKEGHKIVPVVQKLLTYPFEVIIATKDWHPKGHCSFAKTHQLAPGDVLRNSTEEQVLWPEHCLQNSPGSEFNPGWDFKKAHKIIYKGTEIDLDSYSTFFDNHRQRSTGLENYLRQKGIKSVYIAGLATEYCVKYSVVDALHLGFNTYVVIDACRGVNLHPDDTKTAIEEMIRAGAHIITSEKLLKNKKISPS
- a CDS encoding hypothetical protein (Product derived from UniProtKB/Trembl:Q6MDX4), which gives rise to MLQRFAYLFFLMFAYLAAEDDKSSRSPMNEVFSETNHTVSIQGKTINYKATAGNLIIKDNKNNQDSASIFFVSYMKEGSSDNSNRPITFCFNGGPGSAAIWLNIGVFGPRLIKLTNENAFVAPYHLTDNNESILDMTDLVFVDPVSVGHSTAAPGVDPKNFHGVDQDVNSFAEFIRLYLSRYKRWNSPKYIAGESYGTTRAGSLSKVLQNDYKVFLNGVILVSSIMDFHTKDPSSTNDLPYMLYLPTYTATAWYHKKLPENMTGDLRDILTEAEEFAMNKYALALLKGDNLKKEERNAIIAKLSELTGLSQEYIDFSDLRVHPMRFTKELLRHDRKVVGRFDSRHSASELDPCNDYATTDPSFNAIIGAFTGAFNEYLANELKWKNENQYFVLADVHPWDWGKANQYLNTSDDLAQSLVKNPNLKVFVASGYYDLATPYYATVFTFDHLGINTSLRERLFMYEYEGGHMMYLSKPILSKMRRDLEYFYNAK